The following are from one region of the Orenia metallireducens genome:
- a CDS encoding PHP domain-containing protein has protein sequence MLEKNKISSFFENFLTGGNKSYIDLHIHTNASDGLIDTDFLKEFLKNTPHLISVTDHNNIKSNVSLYESGEVNIVPGIEVGCNDGFEFLVYFKEIGDLIDFYIKNVEPFKYRNKIARTKQSYEYYLEEARRYNSLISIPHIAGMAQKNYLKNKDYIHQITAKVDAIETYNHTLSKKRNFIASRVRRSKGKFATFGSDAHIKREIISFYNYQNNNFTKSFYLKKNLYHLASIIGLFGKHLHHFLDLN, from the coding sequence ATGCTAGAGAAGAATAAAATTTCCAGTTTTTTTGAAAATTTCTTAACTGGGGGTAATAAGAGCTATATAGACCTTCATATTCACACTAATGCATCTGATGGATTGATTGATACAGACTTTCTGAAAGAATTTCTAAAGAATACTCCCCACCTGATTTCTGTCACAGATCATAATAATATTAAGAGTAATGTTTCTCTATATGAAAGTGGAGAAGTAAATATCGTGCCTGGTATAGAGGTTGGTTGTAATGATGGCTTTGAATTCTTAGTCTACTTTAAAGAGATTGGAGATTTGATTGACTTCTATATTAAAAATGTAGAACCCTTTAAATATAGAAATAAGATTGCTCGTACTAAGCAATCATATGAATATTATCTAGAAGAAGCCAGAAGATATAATTCCTTGATCTCCATCCCTCACATTGCTGGAATGGCCCAAAAAAACTATCTAAAGAATAAAGATTATATTCATCAAATCACCGCTAAAGTAGATGCTATTGAGACCTATAACCACACTTTATCTAAGAAGAGAAATTTTATTGCCAGCAGAGTCAGAAGAAGCAAAGGTAAATTTGCTACCTTTGGAAGTGATGCTCATATTAAAAGGGAGATTATATCCTTTTATAACTATCAAAATAATAATTTTACTAAGTCATTTTATCTTAAGAAAAACTTATATCACTTAGCTTCTATTATTGGATTATTTGGAAAACACTTACATCATTTCTTAGACCTAAATTAA
- a CDS encoding M48 family metallopeptidase: MLKYSRSFSTILFIILALFLINLPVEAVSDLEREIAKKNLIKYQEEYGLAYLEATARDRVYTIFDKLSLEAAKDSSDLNFKLYIVDAPVLNAAYLGDGNLVLFKGLVERLEDENQLAAVIAHELGHGVNNDIAESINLIQGLQVGGVLFETFTKGNRYKGILDVAGNIGLNLLEKGYSREQERDADEYSVFLIEKAGYDSYGAIELMHILKEGGNNDSRVGELFSSHPNLDSRVEYLTGLIKMVKDAKELYYSPVATARVFAQGILSDNMEVIYGSYWQRVQESLTLNQFKDNKRLKQIQEKIEIISLDNFGELGYTLEIRNQVEDTARVAISFYDDDNQQEDLSLAIDLIKDEYGWKVLKEPAIYNLR; the protein is encoded by the coding sequence ATGCTAAAGTACAGTAGGAGCTTTTCCACTATATTATTTATAATATTGGCTCTGTTTTTGATAAATCTACCAGTAGAAGCAGTTTCAGATTTAGAAAGAGAGATTGCCAAAAAGAATTTGATAAAGTATCAAGAAGAGTATGGACTAGCTTATTTAGAAGCAACAGCTAGAGATAGGGTTTATACTATCTTTGATAAATTATCCTTAGAGGCTGCTAAGGATTCTTCAGATTTGAATTTTAAGCTATATATTGTCGATGCCCCTGTATTAAATGCAGCTTATTTAGGTGATGGGAACTTGGTGCTCTTTAAAGGATTGGTAGAGCGGTTGGAGGATGAGAATCAATTAGCAGCAGTTATTGCCCATGAGTTGGGGCATGGTGTCAATAATGATATAGCAGAGAGTATAAATTTAATCCAAGGGTTGCAGGTAGGTGGAGTACTCTTTGAAACCTTTACTAAAGGTAATAGGTATAAAGGAATCTTGGATGTAGCAGGAAATATTGGACTTAATTTATTGGAGAAGGGATATAGTCGGGAGCAGGAGAGAGATGCAGATGAATATTCAGTATTTTTAATAGAAAAGGCTGGCTATGACTCTTATGGCGCCATAGAGTTAATGCATATTCTTAAAGAAGGTGGCAATAATGACTCAAGGGTAGGAGAACTATTCTCTAGCCATCCTAACTTGGATAGTAGAGTAGAGTATTTAACAGGATTGATTAAGATGGTTAAAGATGCCAAAGAGTTATACTATTCACCGGTTGCAACTGCAAGGGTTTTTGCTCAAGGAATATTAAGTGATAATATGGAGGTGATTTATGGGAGCTACTGGCAGAGGGTTCAAGAAAGTCTAACTTTGAATCAATTTAAGGATAATAAGAGGTTGAAGCAGATACAAGAAAAGATAGAGATAATAAGCTTAGATAATTTTGGTGAGTTAGGATATACCTTAGAGATAAGAAATCAAGTAGAAGATACAGCTAGAGTTGCTATCTCCTTTTATGATGATGATAATCAACAAGAAGATTTATCCCTTGCCATTGATTTAATTAAAGATGAGTATGGGTGGAAGGTTTTAAAAGAGCCAGCAATTTATAATTTAAGATGA
- a CDS encoding AAA family ATPase → MDIAQVETKVLEKKELISLVKKEIAKSVVGQDYMIERILIGIFTGGHILLEGVPGLAKSLTVNTCSKVLGVEFKRIQFTPDLLPADILGTEIYKQHTGEFVTKKGPIFANIILADEINRAPAKVQSALLEAMQEKQVTIGEETYPLDRPFLVLATQNPLEQQGTYPLPEAQQDRFMMKLKVGYPSKAEEKKVINLLTEKGRLEDIQINRLLSRERIFEIRNIVRDIYVDENLKDYVLDIIFKTREENQYIACGASPRASINLILAAKGRAFLEGRAYVVPDDIKAVVYDVLRHRILLSYEAEAEEISEEDIIAEILDNVRLP, encoded by the coding sequence ATGGATATCGCACAGGTAGAAACAAAGGTATTAGAGAAGAAGGAGTTAATCAGTTTAGTCAAAAAAGAGATAGCAAAGTCGGTAGTTGGGCAAGATTATATGATTGAAAGAATCTTAATTGGAATCTTTACTGGTGGTCATATACTATTAGAGGGTGTTCCAGGCTTGGCTAAATCACTGACAGTCAATACCTGTTCTAAGGTTTTGGGAGTAGAGTTTAAAAGGATACAATTTACTCCTGATTTACTTCCAGCAGATATCTTGGGAACAGAGATATATAAACAGCATACAGGGGAGTTTGTGACCAAAAAGGGTCCAATTTTTGCTAATATTATTCTTGCTGATGAGATTAATCGGGCACCTGCTAAGGTACAGTCAGCTTTATTGGAGGCTATGCAGGAGAAGCAAGTTACTATTGGAGAAGAGACCTATCCTTTAGATAGACCCTTTTTAGTACTGGCTACTCAAAACCCATTAGAACAGCAGGGAACGTATCCTTTGCCAGAGGCTCAGCAGGATAGATTTATGATGAAATTAAAGGTAGGCTATCCAAGTAAAGCAGAGGAGAAGAAGGTTATTAACTTGCTAACTGAGAAAGGAAGATTGGAAGATATTCAGATAAATAGACTATTGAGTAGAGAGAGAATCTTTGAGATTAGAAATATAGTTAGAGATATCTATGTTGATGAGAATTTAAAGGATTATGTCCTTGATATCATCTTTAAGACTAGAGAAGAGAACCAATACATAGCCTGTGGTGCTTCACCAAGGGCTTCTATTAATTTAATCTTAGCAGCCAAAGGTCGGGCCTTCTTAGAAGGAAGAGCTTATGTAGTACCTGATGATATTAAAGCTGTAGTTTATGATGTCTTGCGCCATAGAATCTTACTTAGTTATGAAGCAGAAGCTGAGGAGATTAGTGAAGAGGATATAATTGCTGAGATTTTGGACAATGTTAGATTACCGTAG
- a CDS encoding DUF58 domain-containing protein — translation MISKELIKKIRRIEIKSNQIVEEIFCGEYRSAFQGKGMEFDEIREYYPGDEIRSIDWNVTARQNKAYIKKFQEEREMNMFLLIDMSCSNSFGKKKDIIAEIGATLAFSAVKNSDKVGSILFTDKVEKLIPSKKGKRHVLSIIEEILSFKPSNQGTNIKKALQYFNRIEKKRSIVFLISDFLDKDYEKELKIADKKHDLILIKVIDKAEESLPKGAIFEFEDLETGETIVLDNLQGRTELNSDAKLPARNLLTIYTDEDFVKALMLFFRRRMR, via the coding sequence ATCATTTCTAAAGAGCTAATTAAGAAGATAAGAAGAATAGAGATTAAGTCCAATCAAATAGTTGAAGAGATATTCTGTGGGGAGTATCGTTCAGCCTTCCAAGGAAAGGGTATGGAGTTTGATGAGATTCGGGAGTATTATCCTGGTGATGAGATTAGAAGTATTGATTGGAATGTAACGGCTCGTCAGAATAAGGCATATATCAAGAAGTTCCAGGAAGAACGGGAAATGAATATGTTCTTATTAATAGATATGTCCTGCTCCAATAGTTTTGGTAAGAAGAAGGATATTATAGCTGAGATTGGTGCTACTCTTGCTTTTTCAGCTGTTAAGAATAGTGATAAGGTAGGTAGTATTCTATTTACTGATAAGGTTGAGAAGCTGATACCATCTAAAAAGGGCAAGAGGCATGTCTTATCTATTATTGAGGAAATCTTAAGCTTCAAACCAAGCAATCAAGGAACAAATATAAAAAAGGCTTTGCAATATTTTAATAGGATAGAGAAGAAGAGGAGCATAGTCTTCTTAATCTCTGATTTTCTGGACAAGGATTATGAGAAGGAGTTGAAGATAGCTGATAAGAAGCATGATTTAATTCTAATTAAAGTTATCGATAAAGCTGAGGAGAGTTTACCTAAGGGGGCTATCTTTGAATTTGAAGATTTAGAGACTGGTGAGACTATTGTCTTAGATAATTTACAAGGAAGGACTGAACTAAATTCAGATGCCAAATTGCCAGCTAGAAATTTACTTACTATCTATACAGATGAGGACTTTGTTAAAGCATTAATGTTATTTTTTAGGAGGAGAATGAGATAA
- a CDS encoding vWA domain-containing protein, whose product MFRFLHWYLLFLIPILIYMFFQKRGTKSIGFSSITLLKEAGMKKTIKHKIGRYLILAGIILLVVALARPQSGKELRNIKKEGIDIVVALDVSGSMKSIDFEPNRLSVAKDTISRFIEGRKVDRISLVIFSGTAYTKIPLTLDHNILKETLASTSTEDVNRDGTAIGMGISVGINRLKKSKSKSKVIILVTDGENNAGKINPKTASKLAKDMGIKIYTVGVGSDITKVPVGKDFFGQVRYQTYRGGLDEELLKQIATATQGEYFRAKDSNALEEIFDRIDQLEKTEFDVNNYFEYRELAFGFIKLGLLLILVGIFLEKYLFLKIP is encoded by the coding sequence ATGTTTAGGTTTTTACACTGGTATCTTTTATTTTTGATTCCGATACTTATATATATGTTTTTCCAGAAGAGAGGGACTAAGAGTATAGGATTTTCAAGTATTACTCTGCTAAAAGAAGCAGGGATGAAGAAAACTATCAAACATAAGATTGGAAGGTATCTAATCTTAGCGGGGATTATTTTATTAGTAGTTGCTCTAGCACGTCCTCAATCAGGAAAAGAGTTGAGAAATATCAAGAAGGAAGGGATAGATATTGTAGTAGCCTTAGATGTATCAGGAAGTATGAAGTCGATAGATTTTGAACCAAATCGCCTTAGTGTGGCTAAAGATACTATCAGTAGGTTCATTGAAGGCAGGAAGGTCGATAGAATCTCTTTAGTTATCTTCTCTGGAACTGCTTATACCAAGATACCTTTGACCTTGGACCATAATATTTTAAAAGAGACTTTAGCTAGTACAAGTACAGAGGATGTTAATAGAGATGGAACTGCTATTGGGATGGGGATTTCTGTTGGGATTAACCGCCTAAAGAAGAGTAAGTCAAAATCTAAGGTAATTATCCTAGTGACCGATGGAGAGAACAATGCTGGCAAGATAAATCCTAAGACAGCTAGCAAGTTAGCTAAGGATATGGGGATTAAGATATATACCGTTGGGGTAGGAAGTGATATTACAAAAGTACCTGTTGGCAAAGATTTTTTTGGTCAAGTTAGATATCAGACCTATCGAGGTGGGCTAGATGAAGAGCTGCTAAAGCAGATTGCCACAGCTACTCAAGGGGAGTACTTTAGAGCTAAGGATTCCAATGCTTTAGAGGAGATATTTGATAGAATTGACCAGCTTGAAAAGACAGAGTTTGATGTTAATAACTACTTTGAATATAGAGAATTGGCTTTTGGTTTTATTAAATTGGGATTATTACTTATTTTAGTTGGGATATTTTTAGAGAAATATCTCTTTTTAAAGATACCATGA
- a CDS encoding VWA domain-containing protein encodes MEFTNIKNSIYFLIPILVLITLILAYQKRNGIIKALSFDIDYRFKVIKPTLMTMGILLIAFSLLNPQILKGYQEVEKSGLDMYLLIDISKSMLAEDIKPNRLERTKKSIENLIDSLEGDRVGFIPFSSDSYVQMPLTDDYDLAKMFLEVMDTDMIAGGGTNIASALKLAKESFDESAKGDKVVVIFSDGEEHNQSGIEVAENLGKVKVYTVGVGTEDGALIPEYDSQGNRVGYKRDQSGKYVNSKLNISSLREIAESGGGKSYLVSLIGDEIEQLIDDISKLKRDKYSKDKIKKFIKIYQYFLATGLFLFLLGYLLPEWRGLK; translated from the coding sequence GTGGAATTTACTAATATAAAAAATTCAATATACTTCTTAATTCCAATTCTAGTACTTATAACTTTGATATTAGCTTATCAGAAACGTAATGGGATTATTAAAGCTTTGTCTTTTGATATAGATTATAGGTTTAAAGTAATTAAACCTACCTTAATGACCATGGGTATCTTATTGATAGCTTTTTCTTTGCTAAATCCTCAGATCCTTAAAGGGTATCAAGAGGTAGAAAAATCAGGTTTAGATATGTATTTATTAATAGATATTTCTAAAAGTATGTTAGCTGAGGATATTAAACCAAATAGATTGGAGAGAACCAAAAAGAGTATTGAGAATCTAATTGATTCTTTAGAGGGGGATAGAGTTGGCTTTATTCCTTTCTCATCAGATTCCTATGTACAGATGCCTTTGACTGATGATTATGATTTGGCAAAGATGTTCTTAGAGGTAATGGATACTGATATGATTGCTGGGGGAGGAACGAATATTGCTTCAGCCTTAAAATTGGCTAAGGAATCCTTTGATGAATCGGCTAAGGGTGACAAGGTTGTAGTTATCTTCAGTGATGGAGAGGAGCATAACCAATCTGGAATAGAGGTAGCTGAGAATTTAGGAAAGGTGAAGGTATATACAGTAGGTGTTGGTACCGAAGATGGGGCATTAATTCCTGAATATGACAGTCAGGGGAACAGAGTTGGTTATAAGAGGGATCAATCGGGGAAGTATGTCAACTCTAAGCTGAATATATCCTCCTTAAGAGAGATTGCAGAGAGTGGAGGGGGCAAGTCTTATCTTGTTTCTTTAATAGGTGATGAGATTGAGCAGTTAATCGATGATATATCTAAATTGAAGAGGGATAAGTATAGTAAAGATAAGATAAAGAAGTTTATTAAGATATATCAATACTTCTTAGCAACTGGTCTATTCCTATTCTTATTAGGATATCTTTTGCCTGAATGGAGGGGGCTTAAATGA
- a CDS encoding tetratricopeptide repeat protein — protein sequence MKRISCYFILALMIVSLLSGCNRDQKSIAQLIEEGNQLYNQGKYQEAINIYQSGLTVNSGNQQLNYNLANALYRLGKYKESLSYYNQATKDKEVYMNIGNVYKMLGDQSKQLAEKIKNYQEALNNYKSAIKLDMNDKELKFNYEYVNKLLRELNDKQQNKQDNKKKEENKDNQEKKQDNEGKEDSQDKKQQNKENSQNQNTKQQNQSDKQKQQDNKGAEEKESKSSGDSQTKENKEDGKQEESAKESSIKEEDGKLDQKKLQEAFSILQALEKEEEDSLKNNQKIKKPGDNQGDKYDW from the coding sequence ATGAAGAGAATCTCTTGTTACTTTATCTTGGCTTTAATGATAGTATCTCTATTATCAGGGTGTAATAGAGATCAGAAGAGTATAGCTCAGCTGATAGAAGAAGGTAATCAGCTCTATAATCAGGGCAAATATCAGGAAGCTATAAATATCTATCAATCAGGATTAACAGTTAATTCAGGTAATCAGCAATTAAATTATAATTTGGCTAATGCTCTATATAGACTGGGGAAATATAAAGAATCCTTGAGTTACTATAATCAAGCAACTAAGGATAAAGAGGTTTATATGAATATAGGTAATGTTTATAAGATGTTAGGTGATCAAAGCAAACAGCTAGCTGAGAAGATTAAGAATTATCAAGAGGCTTTGAATAATTATAAATCAGCAATTAAGCTAGATATGAATGATAAAGAGTTAAAATTTAACTATGAATATGTTAATAAATTATTAAGAGAATTGAATGATAAGCAACAAAACAAACAAGATAATAAGAAAAAAGAAGAAAATAAAGATAATCAAGAGAAAAAACAGGATAATGAAGGTAAGGAAGACTCTCAAGATAAGAAACAGCAGAATAAAGAAAATAGTCAAAACCAAAATACTAAGCAACAGAATCAATCAGATAAGCAGAAGCAACAAGATAATAAGGGGGCAGAAGAAAAAGAGAGTAAATCTAGTGGAGATAGTCAGACTAAAGAGAATAAAGAAGATGGCAAGCAAGAAGAATCTGCTAAAGAAAGTAGCATAAAAGAGGAAGATGGTAAGTTAGATCAAAAGAAATTACAGGAAGCCTTCAGTATACTCCAAGCACTAGAGAAAGAGGAAGAGGATAGTCTTAAGAACAATCAGAAGATAAAGAAGCCTGGAGATAATCAAGGTGATAAGTATGATTGGTAG
- a CDS encoding BatD family protein, with protein MKRIINVIISSLLFLLIFSALIFGAEEEFRLDIDDLYLSEGTSTNLVISLKDTKGAELVEVEGLDNFQVLSKRSGSQTTIINMERSYSKQYHYVIMPKEVGEFTLQGVVEYKGKTYRTNKLQIKVEERKVNHNQDNSNIFIRTTLSKDKIYFGQKIILKYDLFTRYNLENYGFLEEFNFNDFISQVKSQDQLKANYVYLDGKKYIKYEVGQIILTPTKTGKLKIPDYPFQANISTGDFFSSSKATYFNTEAKTIEVLPLPQEGQPEDFTGIVGNLQLDSNLADQEVEYGDSTTLNIKLTGDVNLDSLDKILDNDISGFEIYQTQKDKKEEIRGMEYYAEKNFDVILVPKESGELNLPEIKLPYFNPEKKEYEYATIAAKTIKVNGGVKKVQQNLVASSNPAKESQNKSIEISQINTTAQTDEGYYTFKIKKNYLKIALATIGLLILLMIIYLAVNRYKGSEDEELKEYYKQIKKAKDEEELYHLFNQIIKYKYNISLKANSKAELSARISDVELLANIYEIIDYIENKRYSGNEVSLDMKEKIKEIYKKINN; from the coding sequence GTGAAGAGGATAATCAATGTAATAATATCTTCATTACTTTTTTTATTAATCTTCTCTGCTCTGATTTTTGGGGCAGAAGAAGAATTTCGTTTAGATATAGATGATCTTTATTTATCGGAAGGAACAAGTACCAATCTAGTGATCTCATTAAAGGATACTAAAGGGGCAGAACTTGTTGAAGTAGAAGGCTTAGATAACTTTCAAGTTCTGTCTAAGAGGTCAGGTAGTCAAACGACTATTATCAATATGGAGAGAAGTTACAGTAAACAATATCATTATGTAATTATGCCTAAGGAAGTAGGGGAGTTTACTTTACAAGGGGTAGTTGAATATAAGGGTAAGACCTACAGAACGAATAAGCTGCAGATTAAAGTAGAGGAGAGAAAAGTGAATCATAATCAGGATAATAGCAATATCTTTATTAGAACGACTCTATCTAAAGATAAGATTTACTTTGGTCAGAAGATCATTCTAAAGTATGATCTATTTACTCGTTATAATTTGGAGAACTATGGCTTCCTAGAAGAATTCAACTTCAATGATTTTATCAGTCAGGTCAAATCCCAAGACCAATTAAAGGCTAACTATGTCTACCTTGATGGGAAGAAGTATATCAAGTATGAGGTGGGACAGATTATCTTAACCCCAACTAAGACAGGTAAATTAAAAATACCTGACTACCCTTTCCAAGCAAATATCAGTACAGGGGATTTCTTTAGTTCTTCTAAAGCTACTTACTTTAATACAGAAGCTAAGACTATCGAGGTTTTGCCATTACCTCAAGAGGGGCAACCTGAGGATTTTACAGGAATTGTTGGTAATTTACAATTAGATAGTAACTTGGCTGATCAAGAGGTGGAGTATGGTGATTCTACAACCTTAAATATTAAGCTAACAGGTGATGTAAACTTAGATAGTCTTGATAAGATTTTAGATAATGACATTTCTGGCTTTGAGATTTATCAGACTCAGAAGGATAAGAAAGAAGAGATCAGAGGGATGGAATACTATGCTGAAAAGAATTTTGATGTTATTCTTGTTCCTAAAGAGAGTGGTGAGCTTAACCTTCCTGAAATCAAGCTACCTTACTTCAATCCAGAGAAGAAAGAGTATGAGTACGCTACTATAGCAGCAAAAACTATTAAAGTTAATGGTGGGGTTAAAAAGGTACAACAGAATCTAGTTGCAAGTAGCAATCCTGCTAAGGAATCCCAAAATAAGAGTATAGAGATATCCCAAATTAATACTACTGCTCAAACCGATGAAGGTTATTATACCTTTAAGATTAAGAAGAATTATCTCAAAATAGCCTTAGCTACAATTGGACTATTGATTCTTTTAATGATTATCTACTTGGCAGTCAATAGGTATAAGGGTAGTGAAGATGAAGAGTTAAAAGAATATTATAAGCAGATCAAAAAAGCTAAGGATGAGGAAGAACTCTATCATCTTTTCAATCAGATAATAAAGTATAAATATAATATCAGCCTTAAGGCCAATTCCAAGGCAGAGCTATCAGCTAGAATTTCTGATGTTGAGTTATTAGCTAATATTTATGAGATTATAGATTATATCGAGAATAAGAGGTATAGTGGCAATGAAGTAAGTTTAGATATGAAGGAAAAAATTAAAGAAATTTATAAAAAAATAAACAATTAG
- a CDS encoding PTS sugar transporter subunit IIA: MSKEDFYNKILAREAESTTGMGPIPHGKNKGVNELSLALGISKEGVDFESLDGKAVHILFMVADLADYSPKYLKLLSRISILVRNGEFREAILAASTPKEVLNIIKEYE; the protein is encoded by the coding sequence ATCTCTAAAGAGGATTTTTATAATAAAATCTTAGCAAGAGAAGCAGAAAGTACGACAGGAATGGGGCCTATTCCCCATGGTAAGAACAAGGGGGTTAATGAATTATCTCTTGCTTTAGGTATATCTAAAGAAGGTGTAGATTTTGAGAGCCTTGATGGGAAAGCAGTGCATATACTTTTTATGGTTGCAGATTTAGCTGATTATTCTCCTAAATATCTAAAATTATTATCTAGAATTTCAATTTTAGTAAGAAATGGTGAGTTTAGAGAAGCTATTTTAGCGGCATCTACCCCTAAAGAGGTTCTAAATATAATTAAGGAATACGAATAG
- a CDS encoding gamma-glutamyl-gamma-aminobutyrate hydrolase family protein, giving the protein MRKPIIGITTFCKRENKLNKVYNKVSYNYIISVINAGGVPVLIPLLEDKAEVKTYIEMIDGLILTGGEDICPHRYGEYPINQVTKFDSKRDEWEIELFREAYQRQMPILGICRGMQLMNIAQGGSLYQDIIEEYQDGVCHLSCSTDVCELYHSISIKKNSKLFSILKREEIEVNSYHHQAVKKLGRELIVTAKSEEGIIEGVESESRGFVVGVQWHPEDLTLRYPSFLELFKTLIKIAKG; this is encoded by the coding sequence ATGAGAAAGCCTATAATTGGAATCACTACCTTCTGTAAAAGGGAGAATAAACTCAATAAAGTATATAATAAAGTCAGCTATAATTATATTATTTCAGTTATTAATGCAGGTGGAGTTCCTGTACTCATTCCTCTACTTGAAGATAAAGCTGAGGTAAAAACTTATATCGAGATGATAGATGGCTTGATTTTAACTGGTGGTGAGGATATCTGCCCCCATAGATACGGTGAATATCCTATTAATCAGGTTACTAAATTTGATAGTAAAAGGGATGAATGGGAGATTGAGCTTTTTAGAGAAGCTTACCAAAGGCAAATGCCTATTTTAGGAATTTGCCGGGGGATGCAGTTGATGAATATTGCTCAAGGAGGAAGTTTATATCAAGATATTATCGAAGAATATCAAGATGGAGTCTGCCATCTCTCTTGTAGTACAGATGTATGTGAGCTTTACCACTCTATCAGTATTAAGAAGAATAGTAAATTGTTTAGCATCTTAAAAAGGGAAGAGATTGAGGTTAACTCCTACCATCATCAAGCTGTTAAGAAGCTAGGAAGAGAATTAATAGTTACTGCCAAGTCAGAGGAGGGGATTATAGAGGGGGTTGAATCAGAAAGTAGAGGATTTGTGGTAGGAGTACAATGGCATCCTGAAGATTTAACCTTGAGGTATCCATCATTTTTAGAATTATTTAAAACCTTGATTAAAATAGCCAAGGGGTAA